AAATGACAACCCGCTATATATCAATAAAAGTAGTAGTATCAAAAATTTTGCCAGCCCCtccaacaagaagaaaaaaaagaaaaaaaatgatgaaaaagaaaacagaAGTGTAAAGTTTACCTATTGCTTCTACGGTCCAATACTCCGTAGACTCACGTCCAACAACACGCTTCTTGAATGGTTCCGGTTGTGATTCGGCCTGACTTGATGAAGTCGAATGTGATGCAGCCTGATTTGAGGAAATCGATTGTGATGCAGCCTGAGTTGACTGAACCGGTTGTGATGTGGCTTGAACTGAGAAAGTCATCTGTCTTTTTGCCTGAACTGACGAAATCGACTGTGATGTGGTTGGTTGTGCATTTGGTTGAATTGACAATGTAGGTTGTGTTTGAACTGAGTTTTGCAAGTTCTGCCAGTGCTTGGTCTTTGCCATTTCTACAATTAACCAAAGATAAGATAAATCAGAaactcttaaaaaaatattataattgcaATGCTTGTAAAGATTACTGGTTCATCCAGTGAATAAGACTTCTCTAACTAGCCTTCATAAAAACAGATGAACTGCAGATTTTCCTTGGTCTCTGAGAAAGAGAATGAATGAAGCAGAAAAACAACAGTAACAGCAGCCTcagaaactaaaagaaaatcataagaaatTTGTATCTAAATCCACACACACATGAAAAGATTAAATCTTAATAAAAGAGTGATGTGATTAACAGATACTAATAGTTTTTCCTTTACACCAAAACTAAAACGCCTGCTATGTGTGTTCAGACATATGCTCCTCTGTTGAGATTTGGATGTTTCCATAATCAAgatcaaaaaaaatttcaaattcttgtTGTTGGTATGGCTCATtctcaaatatttcttcttcatcaacttgCCCCATGTCAAACACANTTGCCAGCCCCtccaacaagaagaaaaaaaagaaaaaaaatgatgaaaaagaaagtaGAAGTGTAAAGTTTACCTATTGCTTCTACGGTCCAATACTCACGATCACCGGTGTGAatcaatttagaaaaattgaCACAATTAAAATTCCAAACATCTCTTTTAAACCCTCTATCTCGAGTAGTGTCAGCCCACTTGCATTTGAAAAGCACAACCCTGAACTTTCCATAATAGTTAAGCTCAATAATATCTTCCAACTTCCCATAATATGGCAAATCTGCTTGTCTTGCATTTCTATCAGCACTAGATGCAATGCAAGAAGTGTCAGACATAAGAAAAACTCCACTATTTTGAGTTTCCAATCCTTGTTCTCTAGACAAAGTTCGAAATTTGAACCCATTAATGTTATAAGCAGTGAATCTTCTTGCATATGGCGCTGGACCTTGTGCTAAAAACTTTATTTCATCAGAGATTGTGTCTGCTATATCTTGATTCATTatctaaataagaaaaatattttcgtcAGATATTCTAAATTGAATTAGAAATCCTATGCAAAAGTATCATTCTAATTTAAATCACTCACCCGCTTAGGAAACCAATCAGCAAACTCTCTATTAATTCTCTTTTCTACCTCTGTTACTGAAGGTTTTCTGCCTCTTGAACTCCTTTTAATGTGTTGCCTGAATTCACTACAAAGGAAATCAATCAACAATCCTTTTATTAATGTGTTTTTAATAGATCAAGCTTATTTAAATTACTTACTCAATAAATGGCTTTGCTGAAGCGCAATTGAGTAACACATATCGATGAGCTTGAGTTTTCTCCAAATGAGTCAAAGGAAATGTTATGAAGCCTCCGACAACTTTACCTTGTCGAGGGAACATAGATGACATTTCAGAAACCTCATTACGATTTGATTCATCATTTACTCGTTTAGGCCTATTTATCCTCGACTCGATATCCTCAAAATAACGAGAAAAAAGAGTTAGAACTTCTTCAATTTTGTGACCTTCAGCTATACATCCTTCTGCCTGTGATTTATTCCCTATAAGGGACTTGAAATGACCTAACAAtctataattaaaattacataGTATTAGAACAagcatttattttgaaataaagttatttttgaataagaTATTTTACCTTTCAACAAAATACATCCATCGATAATGTACTGGACCACCTTGTATTACTTCGTCCACTAAATGGACAGTTAAATGAACCATTACAGTAAAAAAGGATGGAGGGAACAACATCTCTAGGTGGCAAAGAGTGGTAACAATCCGTTTTTGTAGCTTTTCTAGGTCCATGAGGCTCAAGTTTTTCAGACAAATGTGTCTAAAAAAGGAACAGAACTCTACCAAAACTGCAACAACTTGATTCGGAAGCACATTGCGAATTGCTATCGGCAGTAATTGTTCCATAATGATgtgacaatcatgactttttaATCCAAAGATCCTCTTTGATTCTAGATGTATACAACGAGATATATTACTTGAATAACCATCGGGCATTGAGATATTCTTTAAAGTTGTAAGGAAGGTCACTTTCTTATCCTTTGGAATTGTAAATGCACCAATCCGAAAATCATCATTCTCATCTGGCCAAAGGTCTTGCCTTATATCCATATCTTGTAGATCTTTTCGAGCTTTaatattatcctttgacttttctttatcatttaacaaagtgtatacaatattgtcaaaaacatttttctcaaTATGCATAACATCTAAATTATGATGCAACAAGTTGGATTCCCAATAAGGAAGATTGAAGAATATGCTTTTTTTCTTCCACTGTTGAGTTGAACCTTCACCCACGCTGCTTTgtctattttttattctttttctttttcttttatcattCAACTTTGCTTGTCTTCCAAATGTAACATCAATATTTGTCACTTGTTGCAAAATATCTGATCCAGATAACTTTTTTGGGGGGTTTCTTTCTTCTACAGTTCCATCAAAATGATTCTTCATTAATCTGAATTTGTGATTTCTTGCCAAAAATCGACGATGACCAACAAAGCACCACTTTTTACTATGATGAAGTCGACAAGGTTCCATGTCAAAATTACAAGATGGACATGCAAAATCGGTATATGTGTTCCAACCAGATAAGATACCAAGGCCCGGAAAATCACTAATTGTCCACATAAGAGCTGCCCGCATTCTGAACATTTCATTCTTTGATGAATCAAAAGTCTCTACACCTTCACTCCACAACTCATTTAACTCCTTAATAAGAGGTTGTAGGTATACATCTATGTTATTTCCCGCCATCTGTGGACCTGGAATGATCATTGATAGAATAGAACTTGGTTGTTTCATGCACAACCAAGGTGGAAGGTTATATGGAACCAAAATTACAGGCCAAATGCTATAATTAGTACTCATCGCTCCAAAGGGATTGAAACCATCACTAGCTAGCCCTAACCGAACATTTCGAGAATCAAAAGCAAATTCAGGATGAGTTGTATCAAATCTCTTCCATGCCTCACCATCTCTAGGATGCCTTATGATTCCATCTTTGTTACCACCCTCCGCATGCCACCTCATATGTTCTGCCATCTTAGAGCACATGAACAATCTCTGTAATCTTGGCTTTAATGGGAAGTAACACAAAATTTTTGCaggccttttttttttcttacccgTAGCAGCCACTTTACTGTTTGTATTCTTCTTATCAAGCTTCCATCTAGAAGTGTGACAATGCTTGCATGTTTCCTCATTAACATCATCTCCCCAATACAACATGCAATCGTTTGGACAAGCATCAATCTTAACATAATCAAGACATAGCTTGTTGATAGTTTTCTTGGCCTCATAAAAAGAATCAGGGATCTTTGCAAATTTAAAGGCATCCCTGAGTAGATCCAGTATCATAGTCATTCCTTTGTCACTTAGACCAGACAAACActttatgtgatataattttaacaaaaacTCTAATTTTGAGTACTTAGACCCTTCATACAATTCTTCCCTTCCATCTTTAAGCAACTCAAAAAGGTCTTTGTCATATGAAGTGGGCATATCATTTAATATCTCTTCTTCTGCCACTACTTGCGACGGACCTACATCAACGCTCTCTCGCATAAACCCATGAAATGCTTCATTAATCAATAATTCTACGGGATTTTTTGGAGGCTGTGTATCCTGAGTAGCCTCTCTGCTTTCAGAATTTTGCAACACAGTTGTTTCCCCATGCATAatccaaatgacataattttGAGGAAACGGCTTGCAAATCAAATGATCAAACACTACAGCTCTAGTCTGCCATTTTCCAAAACAACATTGAGGACACGGGCATTTTATTCTATCTTCTATAGCTCcatttttaaatgcaaattCTAGGAACTGATTCAAGCCAACCAAATATTCTTTTGTGGTCCTTGGCATTCGAATCCAAGATTTATCCATCGAAAAAACAAGATTAGCAGACAATATCACCTATAAGCATCAGATGAACTTGAGGCCTCAACAATTTCCTTAGAGGCCTAACCactgaaaaatatatattgatctAAGCAAATGAAAGAGTACCTCAACTTTCTTTATTCCTGAAGATCTAGAAGCTCTCCCGTTAATTCCAGTTCCAAATATTGGAGAGGGATCGGACCTGATAAATTAAACAAAGGAACATTTTCTATAAGATTATACATTTGTTTATATAAACAATACAGGAACAATGGAGGACACACTTTGGTCCAAAATGGGATGTTTTTGTACAGAGGAAGTCTGTTTTTATAAGATTATACATCTGTTTATATAATGTATGCATACAAGTATACAGAGATAAGTGAAGATTGAGGGCACATGTAACAACTAAAGAAGAATTAATTAACAAACAAAAGGGGAAACTATATACACCTTACTCCAGCATAAACAAGGATCGACGGAGACAACAACTCCAAATTTTACGAAGAAACAAGGCACCTGTTAGCGACACCATTTGAGACAAAGTGTCCCCAAAAAATCTGTAGACACAGAATGTCTCGAAGAATCTGTAGAATCACcaaaattataacaaaataaacataattcTACCACAAAATACATGCTCAAATTTGATATTTCGAATTTTTCATCCATGAAGAATACAACAAAATTAACCTAATTCTACCTCCATGCATCTATACAAACAGCCAAAAAAACAAACTTATCTAGTAAATACAACCAGTAATTTGTACAATTTGTGAAGATTCGGATGAGAAAATCCAAAAATGTGAGGTAGGTTCATTATTCAAAGAGGTGAGAAGTGGAAAACATTACCTTAGAACACCTATCCCATTTTGAATCTAGTGAGTAGCTGAAGTTTACAGAGTTGTGAGGAGACGTGCAGTTGTAGACGGCGGAGAAGTGCCGCTGTAGACGGCGGAGAAGTGCCGCTGTAGACGGCGGAGAAGTGTCGTTGTAGAGAAGTGTGGCGGTGAGAGAAGTGTGGCGGTGAGAGTAATTTAGAAGGAGTGAAGTTTCAAAAGCTgtgattattttgtattttgtaattaaattaaaaatagctATTTATTAAATTACCTATTTCCAAAAGCTGTGAGtgttttttatttcatgaattaaaaatatatatatgttatagtttaaaataaaaattgtatttggAGATAGCAGGTGTTTAAACCTCCGGtatttacttaaatttttttctggGGGTTTTAAATCCCCGatgtttacttttattttgcGTCAGCTACCAAACCCCCGTTATTTAATGTAATTTGTGGAGGTTTCAGCTAACCTCCGCTTTGAAACCCCCACGATTTAGGTGTTTTTTTGTAGTGCAAACAGACCATCGACTCAATAGAGAAGTCATCAAAGCAACATTACAAAAAAACATAATAGCAAGATATAAGACAAACGAAGCAGCAAATAATAATATACATTGGAGAATAAGAAACaaccactacaagaaaagtgtgaattacatggggattttcctgggattagtatgaaaatttgcaggaaaattAGTTTCCTAcggattttcatactaatccccaggaaaatccccatgtaattcacacttttcttgtagtgttaaCACGACTTCTGAATACTACTACTAATACAGAGGAGATGAGATATGACTAACCCTCTGCCTCTCCTACATAAAGTACGACAACACTCCGTTACCTACTAACCATCTACCATAATTCTCGACTTCCATATTATTTTATCTAGAGCCAATCCTCCCCCCCCCCNTCCCCGGGCACCATATTTCACCTCACCATAAAACTTCATTCCTAATCATATTTTTCCTAGTATATCCACACATCTATCTGATCATTCTAATCTACGTTACACCCTCATCTCCACTGCATTCACACGTCCTTAATAAATTTAAGCAAAGGTTTACAAATATTTCTATTGAAAAAACAAATCAGAATACCAACAGAGGTCTAGAAATTTTCTTTTAGTGGAGAGGTAAGTaatctttcattttcaattaattagaaGTTTCAGATTTAAAGTCTGAATATATAATCAACTTTATTAAAGAACACTTCATTTCTCAATTTGAAATACAATCAACTTTATTAAAGAACACTTCATtcctcaatttgaaattttccCATGGGGAGCCACTTAGGCGAAGGTGGTCTCCAGCGTACACCCTTCGTCGAAAATTATGAAGCGTAAAAAGATTAAATATAGCTATTATGAGTGTGTTTAATTTTGCACGCTCTTAACATAACTAACAAAAACATTTACACACCCTTCACAAAGTTGCTAGCTCCGCTGATGAATTTTTCGATACAAATCTAAATTCTATCAGACCTTAATAATCATGAATATCAAGTCAcgaatgaaaatgattttttaaagaaagaccAAGACTTGAACATATCGAATTATCCTATCGCTATTGCTGACGGTAatcattttaatacaaaaatataatataatataattattagtaAAAAGGAGAAGATAAAATCTTTTCTTTGAGGAATAAtgaaaaacaattaattagCTAAATAATAATTGTGAGTATTAAGCGGAGCAAGAACCGGTCTTTCTGACTTTTAGCCAAcagattattaattaattcaacttaaacattaaaaaaaatagaaaaataacttGTTAATTCATTATCATGAAAGCTCGAATGAATCTCttttatttgtgaattaattAACTTAGCCACAATAGTTTATGCTTTCACTTTGTTGCTAAAATCACATTTTTGTTTTATCTGGTACTTTAATTTTGagatattacatttaaaaatttgTTGTATAGAGATATTCTTAAAATTAGTTTATTATTGCCTTAGAAGTGGTGGCGAAAAATTCCAACAAGaagagttaaaaaataattttcttcaatGCCATTtcacaaattatatatgaaaacatatattatttttattctatttacGTAATATAATTTTCGTAATCTTGAAGAACTCCATTTATTGGAGCAAAGATTTGGTTTTGATGTTGAAATCGaaattatttgataatttcCTCAAATAAATCTTCAGAGTCCATACAAAAGAAATCTAAAATTTAGGTTACATATGTAGAAGGGCATAAAAAATGCATTTTCATTAGATCGTAAATACTTGGTAAAAACTTATTCATCTCGTAATTTATATCAATAACGGATCAAGGAATTTGGTGAAGAATATGCTAAATTAAATATACACTCAATAACTTATATCTAACTTGTAAACACTAAACACCACAGAAGGTAGCTCAGATCTGCCCATGCATGTCTTCACATACAACCGTATCACTTAATAGCCTAACTAATAAAACTATTCATAGTTGAATGACCAtctaaaatataattacatataaacATCGATTTCGGataattttttcactaaaatagtgtaatttttttcgAATGAAGTAGTTGCTACTAGTCTAATACTTTGATCCTACTGAAACTAGTCATCCAATAATTTGGTTGTTAACGAATATTGCAAAAAANTTCCATGTTTTTTTATTGAACTAACTCTAGAAGCTTCTTAGAGTTTGTAAAGGTATTGGTAATAGTTTCATGGTTTGGAAACACCTTTGGTTCTTCGTGGTAAGGCCTATAGACGACAATAGTCAATTCAATACCACAAAGGGTGTTGAGTTTATGAGCCTTGTTCAAGAATCCTTTTGGTCTTTTCTGCTATGAGGCTTTCCTCGCAATGatattttcaataaaatctGACTTCACCTTCTTTCTAGTCATGACTAAAGATGGGGAAGAGGAGGAGAAATGTGTTCTAGAATATAGGGGATCAAATGAATTTTGTCTTTGTTGTGTGTTACTTTGCCTAGGATTGATTCCTATGTGTAGGATGAAAAGATATTGAAACAagtgaaaatttcaaatattggccaaaatttttgaaatattaattttttaaaatatttcaaaaatataataaaaattaatttaatgattaataaaacttaaatatttattgaatattaaataaagatgtGTATGATTATACCCGTTGTAGTGCTATAAAAGTACATTATAATTTTCtccaattttaaaagaaatcatatttagtagaaattttatattgctttcaataatattaaaagCCGAATCAtgctcaaattttaattttatttcattaaaaaaaattctaaattagTTTCGAGCAAAAGCCATACACCAAATAATTGCACAAGATACCTACCAAACTAATGTGTTTACACATATTGAGGAAATAAGAgagttttgtttcattttaagaataatattcaattttattaaaaatcaaatcatgctcaaattttgtttttattacatTAAGAAAATTCCTATATTAGTTTCGAGCATAAACAATACATAAAATAGTTGCACAAGACACTTATCAAACTAATGTGCTTGTTTACACACATTGAGGAAAGAAAAGACGAATACtattcaattatatttaaaatcaaattatgctcaacttttgtttttgttacatTAAAAGAATTTCTAAATTAGTTTCTAGCAAAAGCAATGCATAAAATAATTGCACAAGACATTTACAAAACTAATGTACTTACACATATtgaggaaagaaaagaaaattttgtttcattttaagaatactattcaattatatttaaaatcaaatcatactcaatttttgtttttgttatattaaaaaaaattctaaattaatAGTTAAAACGTCAAAATTTAAACTTAATTAGTAAATTCTTCTTTgtacaaaatcattttttttagtttcaatcAATAAAGTTTCCCtatcaagaaataaaaaagtctTTGACTTTTGGGCTTAGGATAATCTCTACATTCACGTAAGTTTCATGTTCCTTGTCATGTCTTTCCCTGATCAACGCAATAAAAAAGTCTACTTGTGTATGTAAAAATGAAAGAGCAAACAACAATCACATATAGAGTGTAATTATCACATACTATATTTTTTGTGAGTTAAATTTAATGGATTCAAAGGTTACAATTTAAACCTAGTTGAATCTTTGTTCTTTCCATATTCATGCTacaattattagaaaaaatatgtcatattATAACATTGCAAATGGAGATTTAATGGCTAAAAGGACAATTTAATTTAAACCTACTCGAATCTTTCGTCATTTTTTATTAACCCTATAAGTAAATAAGTCATACTAAATATATTCTATGCGAGTTAAAAAATCTAACAGACAAAAGCTATCTAAAACCTATATGTAAATTATGTCATATATATGTTGTTCATcctgtattcctaagatacttagaacaaaaacattgaagaacttgataagaaacaacaaattttaaacaccatttcaaaaatagaaaattaaaaccaatAGAGAAAATAAACTCTGAAACAGCttagaaacaatatacaaaatatttttcttaaagaattGAGCCCGCTGAATGCACAGTGttcccttaaggaaattattcccctcaagtacccgaggttaataAAATacatcctcccaggatagaacgatcttactcactggtgtatcggtacctaaaatcacggtgtcagcgaaccactcaacggcagtaaagtacacttagaatactaaatttagtagtagtagaagaagttcagaaaattGGTTCacttaaaatgagaggaaatccctcaatttatagaaaacaaaggatAGTGTGAAGTGGTTtttattgtgtcttaccaaaaaggtcacaaccctttgaaaaagtcacaacatttcataaaagtcacaaactttcataaaagtcacaacttttcataaaagtcgcaactctttataaaagtcccaacttttcataaaagtcacaattcttcattttccattcacaccttttataacccaacaatcccccgcatgaatggggaatgactccaagacaaagaaacgGACAAGTGTGTGcactttacaagcaagaattaattgcatctggataagtatgtttccctttgaacttttcgtagtgaacatatgtcggatatactcggtcaatcggtagatttgatatctttgaaccgtcaatttttggtgtatacctagacaaccatatgtcacacaatcaaccctttaccatttatggttcttacggttgtgtttGTTTCAGCCATAAgcacctcctggtttcatgagtgtatagataGATGGACTTTTGACAATCATCCTCTTTGAAGTgtcttacacttcacactcacataggtaaTTTCTAACTGTGTTATCACGTATATACACTATTTTATCAAGTCTGCCAAACTtagaaaatcattaaaaaatttaatctttattaactcattaacaagccttaatgttgtatccttgttcctgagcattgtcttcatcatgagaactGATTGAGTTGGTTGACAATGCCGAATTGTCAGtcataactttatttttctccttgaacctagctcttaggatctccagtctgctaggtagagttaccgccatgatgacttgtcctaagtcgtaaacccattcccttagatgatctttcaactttctgTCAAGTTAGATCTTTTTGTAAAAGggtccgacacattatcctttgactttacatagtcaattgtggtaattcctgtcacgacccagaccatcgtgattggcacccacactaatcctCCAGTAGGAGAACCagtactacaacccaaactaacaacttaaccaaacacaaaggcatttaaagatacagaagcagatTTAAATGCTAAGGAAGAAATAAGGAGTTctcataaactccaaacaaaagtctaacaaccaaAACAAATGTGGAataacacctagaacctgaaagtcaatgtaccaaaacatctaaagttcaacaagtttaagaaaatgggtacaattcaattaaacataagaaatcctAAGTACTAGTCTAAGctcgaaatgtggacatagatgaaaagagaactcatggcagtccggaagaactggctcacccttgaattcaattGATCACTGATCTTATAAGCGAGGTTTGTCAATTACAGCTTGAAGAtgcctgtactcaacaaagaaagagcaagtgcagtatcagtatacAACCACAATATACTGGTAGGATCcgacggctatcccactaagtgcaacatacataagccattacaatttaataataacatgcatataccgaacatatacaatatcaacatCACTTATGAACAATGTACACTTTCACAAttctcaagatatacaattatggcaagtcaatggtcctctcatggaacccacacccaaattgTTAGGTACGTCGTACCTATTCCAAGTTAGCGTGTTGGATCGTGACACCCATTTCAATGTTTATGCCGgtacgtggcaatcgatccagtTAGTATGTCGAAACGCAAAACCCAATCCATTCAACaggccacaatcacaatcacaaagtacattctcataatcatacaatcaagtaatgattcatgacattcaattATCCGTCGATCCTTatttacgattagtgtgatcaacAAATGCAGCATTCACatacatatatgtatcataataaagcaagaacaaacatatatcacacaacatgaaatcacaacccatcacctacctcaaacaaagcttgaatcccctaagaaacttgattatTCCCTTTTCGGAtcctttccgcttgttcttggtctacaaataatcaatataacacgagaatcaataaacgaTGTCTAATTATCATGATTACAATCAACTCTATTAAGCctagatcaaactcatgatcccCATACCCATATTAGGGCTTTTACCAACATGATTTCCATATCAaagccccccccccccatcgataattacctaCTAGTTTACGTTCTACgaattgaaaaatggatttgaagagtgaaaatcttacctttagcctcaagaatggagGAATATTGTCAAGAAAACACCTGGGGTCGTttcctagctctcaaagtcgaaaagtgcagaagAAAACGTTTttgggtttatttccgacttaagtcgcgtctgtccCGCCACAACGGTCCTTACCCcactacagcggccccgccctggcaaGAAAATCCCGGCTTAGCAGCTTGCACGAAACCATTGAGCAAATTTAATAattccaaacccccatttcacaacacactttcaatccatgacactcagaaaatacatGTTCACGCTAAAATtagttttgggagttctactggcccgaattcaatttcgtaaagtcgtacgggttcctgaacgtcttagctatctacctatatgatcaaattcataattagaccACCAAATTGTTATCAGATTTTCCTAGACCTTACTGACTTCGATTTAATCTAGGTtgagaaattccaagttactacgaaaagtTTTCAGGCCCAAatttttccccattggcttttatATAACAACGGGAATATGTCGTTACAATTTCACTAGAGAGTAGTATTCTTACGGTATTATGTCTATGTCTTATATGACGAAACATTTTATAatacatcatgctccatgccctacTTATTGCATCTTGACTATAAAAGTGTATGCATATTAATGccaaaggtttgggccaaaaaagAATTTATATCAAGAAATTTCAgagtctttcaacttattcactggtcttatctagagcacctagctcagagatcattgtagagctagGTATACACttattttttgaagatttccaaaagactgctcctccaccaagagtaagTATATATCCACTAGtagattttactttatttgatcCCGGTGATCCAAtatgcatcactatatcctttcaataatGTTGGATATTGTTATAATGCaagacatagttttgagtatttcttaaataccccaaaactcttttcattatCACCCAATGAGTTCGTTTGGGATCACTTGTGAACCGACTCGGTTCATTAATAACACATGCTATATCTGATCGCGCACATTTCGtgatatatatcatacttcccaatactctagCACAATCCAACTGCGAGTCACTTTCGCCTTCACTCTTTTGAAACGAAaagctcacatttattggagtcttgacaatattgaaattcaaatatttgaactagtcaagtaccttttcaatgtaatgag
Above is a genomic segment from Solanum stenotomum isolate F172 unplaced genomic scaffold, ASM1918654v1 scaffold25323, whole genome shotgun sequence containing:
- the LOC125851419 gene encoding uncharacterized protein LOC125851419, with the protein product MDKSWIRMPRTTKEYLVGLNQFLEFAFKNGAIEDRIKCPCPQCCFGKWQTRAVVFDHLICKPFPQNYVIWIMHGETTVLQNSESREATQDTQPPKNPVELLINEAFHGFMRESVDVGPSQVVAEEEILNDMPTSYDKDLFELLKDGREELYEGSKYSKLEFLLKLYHIKCLSGLSDKGMTMILDLLRDAFKFAKIPDSFYEAKKTINKLCLDYVKIDACPNDCMLYWGDDVNEETCKHCHTSRWKLDKKNTNSKVAATGKKKKRPAKILCYFPLKPRLQRLFMCSKMAEHMRWHAEGGNKDGIIRHPRDGEAWKRFDTTHPEFAFDSRNVRLGLASDGFNPFGAMSTNYSIWPVILVPYNLPPWLCMKQPSSILSMIIPGPQMAGNNIDVYLQPLIKELNELWSEGVETFDSSKNEMFRMRAALMWTISDFPGLGILSGWNTYTDFACPSCNFDMEPCRLHHSKKWCFVGHRRFLARNHKFRLMKNHFDGTVEERNPPKKLSGSDILQQVTNIDVTFGRQAKLNDKRKRKRIKNRQSSVGEGSTQQWKKKSIFFNLPYWESNLLHHNLDVMHIEKNVFDNIVYTLLNDKEKSKDNIKARKDLQDMDIRQDLWPDENDDFRIGAFTIPKDKKVTFLTTLKNISMPDGYSSNISRCIHLESKRIFGLKSHDCHIIMEQLLPIAIRNVLPNQVVAVLVEFCSFFRHICLKNLSLMDLEKLQKRIVTTLCHLEMLFPPSFFTVMVHLTVHLVDEVIQGGPVHYRWMYFVERLLGHFKSLIGNKSQAEGCIAEGHKIEEVLTLFSRYFEDIESRINRPKRVNDESNRNEVSEMSSMFPRQGKVVGGFITFPLTHLEKTQAHRYVLLNCASAKPFIEQHIKRSSRGRKPSVTEVEKRINREFADWFPKRIMNQDIADTISDEIKFLAQGPAPYARRFTAYNINGFKFRTLSREQGLETQNSGVFLMSDTSCIASSADRNARQADLPYYGKLEDIIELNYYGKFRVVLFKCKWADTTRDRGFKRDVWNFNCVNFSKLIHTGDREYWTVEAIVSEAAVTVVFLLHSFSFSETKENLQFICFYEEMAKTKHWQNLQNSVQTQPTLSIQPNAQPTTSQSISSVQAKRQMTFSVQATSQPVQSTQAASQSISSNQAASHSTSSSQAESQPEPFKKRVVGRESTEYWTVEAIDSEGNQKKLKVKVKEVLNLAGEDRIV